Genomic DNA from uncultured Erythrobacter sp.:
AGATGATTGCCATTGCGCGTCCCGGCCTCGGCCCAGCCTTTCAGCCGAGCGGCCATGTCGGCGTCCGGCTCGCGATCAATCACGACATTGCCGGGCCGTTCCAGATGATCCTTATCGATGATGACATTGCCGGTGAGCAGCATCCCCGCGCCGCCATCGGACCAGATGCCATAGAGCCGCTCAAGCTCGGGCGTCGGACGGCCATCGGGCGTTGCCAGCCCTTCGGTCATCGCCGCCTTGGAGATGCGGTTGGGTAGCACAGCACCGCAGGGGAGGGTCAGTGGTTGATGGAGGCTCACAGTTTTTCCTCAAGTAGATTGCTATTTGCAACTGATGTAGCGAACGAAATGTCGTCTGACCAGTCTCTCACCCAATTGACAGGGGAGCACGGGCCTCACCATACCTGCAAGAACATCGGGGAGCCTGTACGCCTATGAGTATTGTCGCGTTTTTCGCTGCCGCATTGGCGCTGTCAGCGCCGGCGATGAAAGCCGAGGATCCAGGACCACTGATCCTTCCGATGACCGACACAGAGCAGGCCGCGCCGGACATGCCGCCGATCCTGCCAATGCGCGATCGGGCAGACGTCATTGATCGCATCCTGGCAGAACGGCTCGAGACGATCATCCCCGCTATCATGCATGAGCAGGGCGTCGATCTGTGGCTGCTGATGTCGCGCGAATACTTTGAGGAGCCTGTGGTCGAATCCATGCTCGACGCGCGCAGCATGAGCGCGCGGCGGCGCACGATCCTGATTTTCCATGACCCAGGCGAAGGCCAGCCGGTCGAACGGCTGACGGTCAGTCGCTATGGCCTTGCCGGGCTATTCGAGCCCTCTTGGGACCCGGACGATCAACCCGACCAATGGCAGGCTGTGGCGGACATCATTGCCGCGCGTGATCCGGCGACAATCGCGGTCAACTTCTCGGACATCACGGCGTTCGGCGACGGCATGACGCTGAGCCAGTACCGGGCCATGTCAGCCAATCTGCCTGAGCAATACCGCGACCGTATCGTCTCGGGAGAGACACTGGCTGTACGTTGGCTCGAAAGCCGGACACCCTCAGAACTGGAGATATACCCCGGCATCGTTCGGATTGCGCATGCGTTGATCGGACGCGCCTTCTCGCGCGAGGTCATTACGCCCGGCGTGACTACCGCAGCTGACGTGCAGTGGTGGTATCGCGAGGAATTGGCGCGGCTCGGGCTCACCCCGTGGTTCCATCCTTCAATCGGCATTCAGCGCGAGGGCAGCGACGGTATGCTGCGCGGGGATACGGTGATCATGCCGGGCGATTTGCTGTGGACCGATTTCGGGATCACCTATCTGCGCCTGAGCACCGACACACAGCATCTCGCCTATGTCCTGAAGCCCGGCGAAACCCAGGCGCCCGAAGGCTTGAGGCGCGGGCTCGCGGCTACCAATAGGGTTCAGGATATTCTGATCGATTCGTTCAAGACGGACGTCAGCGGCAACGAAGTGCTCGCCGATGCGCGCGCGAAGGCGCTGGCAGAAGGACTCGACCCGTCGATCTATTCACATCCCATCGGTACGCATGGCCATGGTGCGGGATCGGCGATCGGGTTCTGGGACAACCAAGGCAACGATCCGCGCGCAGAATACCTGATAAGATCAGGCACGACCTGGTCGATCGAGCTGACTTCATACAGTGCAGTGCCGGAATGGGGTGGGCAGAGGGTCGACTTCCGTTCCGAGGAAGACGCCTGGTTCGATGGGCAGACGGTGCGGTTTCTCGACGGGCGGCAAACCGAGCTGACTTTGATCCCATCTGGCCAATAGGAGCATCTGAAGAAATCGGCTGCAAAGCAGCCGCTAGGTCGGAGCCGAAGTCGAAGACGCAGGCGTGCAAAGCACACCTGTAGACCGCCCGCAGCGATGCGGCCTTCAGGTCGCATGAGCGAGGAGATCGCACTCGCGGATGCGAGTGCGGAAAACAAAAAACCAAATCGAAGATTTGGTGCCGGCTGCAGGAGTCGAACCCGCGGCCTGATGATTACAAATCAACTGCTCTACCAACTGAGCTAAGCCGGCCCATTGAGCGCCAAAAGCGCTGCGCAGCGCCCGCTAGCCGCAAAACGTATCCATTGTCCAGACTTCGTCGAGCTTTCTTTGCGATCTGTCGAGCATCGACGGGGGTCTGCTTGCGATAGAAGTGCATTTGAACAAGGATGAGGCAGATCAAGGGACGGAACATGGACGAAAGCACACATCAGCAAATGCTGTTCGAGGCGAACCGGAAATCGGTGGCCGCGACATATCTCCTGTGGTTCTTCGTTGGCGTATTTGGTGCTCACCGTTTCTACGCTGGCAGCAAGAAGACCGGATTGATCCAGCTGGCGTTGCTGTTCTCGGTGATTGGTTGGCTCGTCCTGATCCCCTGGCTGCTCGCCGACCTGTTTCTGATTCCCGGTATGGTGCGCGACCGGAATATGGAGCTGATCGAAGAGATCACTTACGACCCTGCGCGGGAGGCCGAAGAACGGTTGAGCAATCCGAAAACACTTGAGGATCGCAAACGCGCGGAGATGCTTGAGGACCTGCGCCGGACCGGATTTAGCCGCAACCGTCTGGACGTATCGCGCCTGGAGCGTTGAAATCCTGACTTCTGCCGCAGGCGGGGACTACAGCGCCCCGAACGTCCACCCTTCCGTGTAAGCAATCTGTGCGGTCAGACAGCGCGGCTCCCATCGTTCAGGCTCTGGCGCGACTTTTCGCAGCCATGCAGCCGTAAGCAGCGCATC
This window encodes:
- a CDS encoding M24 family metallopeptidase; protein product: MSIVAFFAAALALSAPAMKAEDPGPLILPMTDTEQAAPDMPPILPMRDRADVIDRILAERLETIIPAIMHEQGVDLWLLMSREYFEEPVVESMLDARSMSARRRTILIFHDPGEGQPVERLTVSRYGLAGLFEPSWDPDDQPDQWQAVADIIAARDPATIAVNFSDITAFGDGMTLSQYRAMSANLPEQYRDRIVSGETLAVRWLESRTPSELEIYPGIVRIAHALIGRAFSREVITPGVTTAADVQWWYREELARLGLTPWFHPSIGIQREGSDGMLRGDTVIMPGDLLWTDFGITYLRLSTDTQHLAYVLKPGETQAPEGLRRGLAATNRVQDILIDSFKTDVSGNEVLADARAKALAEGLDPSIYSHPIGTHGHGAGSAIGFWDNQGNDPRAEYLIRSGTTWSIELTSYSAVPEWGGQRVDFRSEEDAWFDGQTVRFLDGRQTELTLIPSGQ
- a CDS encoding TM2 domain-containing protein; the protein is MDESTHQQMLFEANRKSVAATYLLWFFVGVFGAHRFYAGSKKTGLIQLALLFSVIGWLVLIPWLLADLFLIPGMVRDRNMELIEEITYDPAREAEERLSNPKTLEDRKRAEMLEDLRRTGFSRNRLDVSRLER